The Zingiber officinale cultivar Zhangliang chromosome 9A, Zo_v1.1, whole genome shotgun sequence genome window below encodes:
- the LOC122021186 gene encoding O-fucosyltransferase 29-like, which produces MVERMVKQLNLQGVKRVSPLCMPLLDPKRWLRTARFYRKKRAVSRSVLCGAMLFSLGLVSLFTGQIAADLEWSRIRARWRTKRVGYREPRNIWKSELSNLYYGCSKGSPHLRAAIQESKSNGYLLIATSGGLNQQRTGITDAVVVAWILNATLVVPELDHHSFWKDESDFVDIFDVDWFISSLSKDVTIIKRISDKVMRSMEKPPYTMRPPRKSSAEYYLDQVLPILLRRRAVQLTKFDYRLTNTLDEELQKLRCRVNYHALRYTKPIVLLGQKLVKKMQAMSSHYIAVHLRFEADMLAFSGCYYGGGEKERDELGEIRKRWETLPDLTMDGEPSRGKCPLTPHEVGLMLRALGFANDTYLYVASGEIYGGEETLQPLKDLFPHFYTKEMLAGEDLQPFLPFSSRLAAIDYIVCDESDVLATNNNGNMAKILAGHRRYVGHKRTIRPNTKKLSSLFKARNEMGWELFSKKVKLAQRGFMGEPDEMRPGRGDFHEFPTSCICQKPDKLELAGFREKPGINKTLRKTTVFDVDKSGAKHQGILNHIKYPHILIP; this is translated from the exons ATGGTTGAGAGAATGGTGAAGCAGTTAAATCTCCAGGGTGTCAAGAGGGTATCGCCGCTCTGCATGCCCTTGCTCGACCCCAAAAGGTGGCTCCGGACCGCCAGGTTTTACCGGAAAAAGAGGGCGGTCTCGCGCTCGGTTTTATGTGGCGCGATGCTTTTTAGCCTCGGCCTTGTTTCTCTGTTCACCGGTCAGATTGCCGCCGACCTCGAGTGGTCACGGATCCGGGCACGGTGGCGAACCAAAAGG GTCGGATACAGGGAGCCAAGAAATATATGGAAATCAGAACTCAGTAATCTCTATTATGGTTGTAGCAAAGGAAGCCCCCATCTTAGAG CTGCAATTCAAGAGAGCAAATCCAATGGCTACCTACTAATTGCAACTAGCGGAGGACTAAATCAACAGAGAACAGGG ATAACAGATGCTGTTGTTGTAGCCTGGATTTTGAATGCCACATTGGTTGTTCCTGAACTTGATCATCATTCTTTTTGGAAAGATGAGAG TGATTTTGTTGATATTTTTGATGTTGACTGGTTCATTTCCTCCCTTTCAAAAGATGTCACTATTATAAAAAGAATATCAGACAAAGTAATGAGGTCAATGGAAAAACCTCCATACACTATGCGCCCTCCGAGAAAATCTTCTGCTGAATATTATCTCGATCAGGTGTTGCCGATACTCTTGCGGAGACGT GCTGTGCAGTTGACGAAGTTTGATTACAGGCTAACAAACACACTTGATGAGGAACTCCAAAAGTTACGCTGTCGTGTAAACTATCATGCGCTGAGATATACAAAGCCTATTGTACTACTTGGTCAGAAGCTGGTCAAGAAAATGCAAGCAATGAGCTCTCATTATATTGCTGTCCATTTGAG ATTTGAAGCTGATATGCTTGCATTTTCTGGCTGTTACTATGGCGGCGGAGAAAAAGAACGCGATGAACTAGGTGAAATTAGGAAGCGATGGGAAACCTTACCT GATTTGACCATGGATGGTGAGCCAAGCAGAGGAAAATGTCCCCTGACTCCACATGAAGTAGGTTTAATGTTAAGGGCTCTTGGCTTTGCAAATGACACCTATCTTTATGTAGCTTCAGGAGAAATATATGGTGGAGAAGAGACATTGCAACCTCTTAAAGACTTATTTCCCCATTTTTATACAAAGGAAATGCTTGCGGGAGAAGATTTGCAGCCCTTCCTTCCATTTTCTTCTCGTCTTGCTGCTATTGACTATATTGTTTGCGATGAAAGTGATGTGCTTGCCACAAATAACAATGGAAATATGGCTAAAATCCTCGCTGGTCACCG GAGGTATGTAGGACACAAGAGAACCATACGGCCGAATACCAAGAAATTAAGCTCTTTATTTAAAGCACGGAATGAGATGGGGTGGGAGTTGTTCTCCAAGAAGGTGAAGTTAGCCCAGAGAGGATTCATGGGGGAGCCAGACGAGATGAGGCCAGGACGCGGCGACTTCCATGAGTTTCCAACTTCATGTATTTGTCAGAAACCTGATAAGCTCGAACTAGCTGGGTTCCGAGAGAAACCTGGAATCAACAAAACTTTGCGAAAAACAACAGTGTTTGATGTGGATAAAAGTGGAGCCAAACATCAGGGTATCTTAAACCACATCAAGTATCCCCATATTCTCATCCCATGA